A genome region from Bacteroidota bacterium includes the following:
- a CDS encoding glycosyltransferase, with product MLRTARNDSWNELLFGVFDMSMTPKRASRQQPIQIGLPGSGQAEPAISIVIPTKNEEKLLERCLSQFTTEIRQRFALELIVSDGGSTDDTIGIATAYADSIATHEGAWRQTIAEGRNRGASLARADLLLFLNADTLLADAAQFLERAQQRFAVDEGLAAIATRVEVFPEERRLSDRLFHAYFNRYVKICNAFGLGMGRGECQIVRRKAFEALRGYNPGMAAGEDFDLYRRLRSIGSIRFDHALLVYESPRRYRKYGYRHVYFDWIKNGFAVLLKNRSSDQVWEEVR from the coding sequence GTGCTTCGCACTGCTCGCAATGACAGTTGGAATGAGCTTCTCTTTGGAGTGTTTGATATGTCGATGACACCCAAGCGCGCTTCGCGGCAGCAGCCAATCCAAATCGGACTTCCCGGATCGGGACAGGCGGAGCCTGCGATTTCGATTGTCATTCCGACGAAGAACGAAGAGAAACTACTCGAACGGTGTCTCTCGCAATTTACTACCGAGATCCGGCAGCGATTCGCGCTTGAACTTATCGTCAGCGATGGAGGCTCGACCGATGACACGATTGGGATTGCCACCGCCTACGCGGATTCCATTGCGACGCATGAAGGCGCGTGGCGGCAAACGATTGCCGAAGGGCGCAACCGTGGCGCCTCACTTGCGCGTGCCGATTTGTTGCTCTTCCTGAATGCCGATACGCTGCTGGCCGATGCCGCGCAATTTCTCGAACGCGCGCAGCAGCGGTTTGCTGTCGATGAAGGACTCGCCGCGATTGCCACGCGTGTCGAAGTGTTTCCCGAAGAGCGGCGATTAAGTGACCGGCTGTTCCATGCGTATTTCAATCGCTATGTGAAGATCTGCAATGCATTTGGACTCGGCATGGGCCGCGGCGAGTGCCAGATCGTTCGCCGCAAAGCCTTCGAAGCATTGCGCGGATACAATCCCGGCATGGCCGCTGGCGAAGATTTCGATCTCTATCGCCGATTGCGTTCGATCGGCAGCATTCGGTTCGATCATGCGTTGCTCGTCTATGAGTCCCCGCGCCGCTACCGCAAGTATGGCTACCGGCATGTGTATTTCGATTGGATCAAGAATGGCTTCGCCGTCCTGCTCAAGAACCGATCGAGCGATCAGGTGTGGGAAGAAGTCCGGTAA
- a CDS encoding DUF1926 domain-containing protein translates to MVIFTFTTHNHQPLGNFDHVFEEAFEKSYRPFFELAARYPIRFATHFTGILLNWISAKHPEHIKRLRAMVASGQMEIISGGFFEPILSVIPANDQQKQITLLSQRIRHLFGTEPRGMWLAERVWEQPLASALHDAGMRYVLLDDTHFLHAGLREEDLNGYYLTEDLGKTLAVFPISKALRYTIPFAAVDETIRVLRDASSENDTNVVSFADDGEKFGVWPRTYDHVYGSGEHAGWLEELFRKLDENSDWIRMMHPGEVIDALPPRGRVYLPNASYAEMNEWSLPTARRTHEHEDFVHSLHHEKRWDHVMPFVRGGYWRTFLAKYPEVNHLHKHMLRTSERCAAVRALGLDIAEAEHELLASQCNDPYWHGVFGGAYLPNLRHANYSALVRADRLLDEAEQLSGVRMESRDIDCDGADEIVLESRELSLYVKPSLGGMIAEIDFKPRQFHAMNVISRREEAYHRKLTEVARQPHEEGTKSIHDMVESKEPGLEKLLIYDAYRRGSLIEHFFAPGMTAEALRTNQHQELGDFVTSGFESNYAGDVLSLSRSGTVDQHSVHMVKTLALQDGQIIVTYRLTNESPEPVRLCFASEWAFNLLAPTAPDRYFESNGVRLAEPQMNSSGSTQGGHLRLVDEYLRLAIALHAPSASQIIRFPIETVSTSESGFERIFQGSILMPIWTIDLPGNKKWKAEMTVGFESL, encoded by the coding sequence ATGGTCATCTTCACCTTCACCACTCACAACCACCAGCCGCTCGGCAACTTCGATCATGTCTTCGAAGAGGCTTTCGAGAAATCGTACCGGCCGTTTTTCGAGTTGGCCGCGCGCTACCCCATTCGCTTCGCAACGCACTTCACCGGCATTCTGCTCAATTGGATTTCGGCAAAGCATCCCGAACACATCAAGCGATTGCGCGCGATGGTCGCGAGTGGACAGATGGAGATTATCTCCGGCGGATTCTTCGAGCCGATCCTTTCGGTGATTCCCGCGAACGATCAGCAAAAGCAAATCACGTTACTCTCGCAGCGCATCCGGCATCTCTTCGGCACAGAGCCGCGTGGGATGTGGCTGGCCGAGCGCGTGTGGGAGCAGCCACTCGCATCGGCGCTGCACGATGCCGGCATGCGCTACGTGCTGCTCGATGATACACACTTCCTCCATGCGGGGTTGCGCGAGGAGGATTTGAATGGATACTATCTGACGGAAGACTTGGGCAAAACGCTCGCGGTCTTTCCGATCTCGAAGGCGCTCCGGTATACGATTCCCTTTGCTGCAGTCGATGAGACAATCCGCGTACTGCGGGATGCCTCCAGCGAAAACGACACGAATGTCGTCAGCTTTGCCGATGATGGTGAGAAGTTCGGCGTGTGGCCGCGCACCTACGATCATGTCTATGGTTCAGGCGAGCATGCGGGTTGGCTCGAAGAGCTATTCCGCAAGCTTGATGAGAATTCCGATTGGATTCGCATGATGCATCCCGGGGAAGTGATCGACGCACTTCCGCCGCGCGGCCGCGTGTATTTGCCAAACGCAAGCTATGCCGAGATGAACGAGTGGTCGCTGCCAACCGCGCGCAGAACGCACGAGCACGAAGACTTCGTGCACTCACTACATCATGAGAAGCGGTGGGACCATGTGATGCCATTTGTGCGTGGTGGATACTGGCGCACGTTCCTCGCGAAGTATCCCGAAGTCAATCACTTGCACAAACACATGTTGCGCACGAGCGAGCGGTGTGCCGCGGTGCGCGCGCTTGGACTTGACATTGCCGAGGCCGAGCACGAATTGCTCGCTTCGCAGTGTAACGATCCCTATTGGCATGGCGTGTTTGGCGGCGCGTATTTGCCGAACTTACGACATGCGAATTACTCCGCGCTCGTCCGCGCGGACCGGTTGCTCGACGAAGCGGAGCAACTCTCCGGCGTTCGCATGGAATCCCGCGATATCGATTGCGATGGCGCCGATGAGATCGTTCTGGAATCTCGGGAGCTATCGCTCTACGTCAAGCCATCGCTCGGCGGGATGATCGCGGAGATCGACTTCAAGCCGAGGCAATTCCATGCGATGAATGTCATCTCGCGCCGTGAGGAAGCCTATCATCGCAAACTGACCGAGGTGGCACGTCAGCCACATGAAGAAGGCACCAAGTCGATCCATGATATGGTCGAGTCGAAGGAGCCGGGACTCGAAAAGCTTTTGATCTATGACGCTTACCGGCGAGGTTCGCTGATCGAGCATTTCTTCGCGCCGGGAATGACCGCGGAGGCATTGCGGACGAATCAACATCAAGAACTCGGCGATTTCGTGACTTCGGGATTTGAGTCGAATTATGCGGGCGATGTGCTGTCACTCTCAAGATCCGGTACGGTTGACCAGCATTCTGTTCACATGGTGAAAACGCTGGCATTGCAGGATGGTCAGATAATTGTGACCTACCGGCTTACGAACGAATCGCCGGAGCCCGTTCGTTTGTGCTTTGCGTCCGAATGGGCATTCAATCTGCTTGCGCCAACGGCGCCCGACCGCTATTTCGAATCGAACGGTGTGCGCCTTGCCGAGCCGCAGATGAATAGCAGCGGCTCGACTCAGGGAGGACATTTGCGGTTAGTGGATGAGTACTTGCGGCTGGCAATTGCATTGCACGCGCCGAGCGCAAGCCAGATCATCCGCTTCCCGATCGAAACAGTTTCGACGAGCGAGTCGGGATTCGAGCGGATCTTTCAAGGATCGATTCTGATGCCTATATGGACAATTGATCTGCCAGGCAACAAGAAATGGAAGGCTGAGATGACGGTAGGTTTTGAGTCGTTATAG